From one Macaca nemestrina isolate mMacNem1 chromosome 5, mMacNem.hap1, whole genome shotgun sequence genomic stretch:
- the LOC105498641 gene encoding mediator of DNA damage checkpoint protein 1 isoform X4, which yields MEDTQAIDWDVEEEEETEQSSESLRCNVEPVGRLHIFSGAHGPEKDFPLHLGKNVVGRMPDCSVALPFPSISKQHAEIEILAWDKAPILRDCGSLNGTQILRPPKVLSPGVSHRLRDQELILFADLLCQYHRLDVSLPFVSRGPLTVEETPRVQGGTQPQRLLLAEDSEEEVDFLSERHVVKKSRTTSSPVAMIVPESDEEGHSPVLGGPGPPFAFNLNSDTDAEEGQQSATEEASSAARRGATIEAEQSEAEVVTEIQLEKDQPSVKERDNDTKVKRGAGNGVVPAGMILERSQPPGEDSDTDVDDDSRPPGRPAEVHLERAQPFGFIDSDTDAEEEGIPATPVVVPMKKRKIFHGVGTRGPGAPGLSHLQESQAGSDTDVEEGKAPQAVPLEKSQASMVINSDTDDEEEVSAALTLARLKESQPAVWNRDAEEDMAHHAVLLQRSQTTTGRDSDTDVEEEELPVENKQTVPKAHTKIRALVRAHSEKDQPPFGDSDDSVEADKSSPGIHLERSQASITVDINTQVEEEVPPGSAIVHMKKHQVSMEGTNQTDVKADGGPAKLLVVSLEEASPPHGDCEIDAEEGTSLAASAVADVRKSQLPAEGDAGAEWTAACLKQERAYEVGAQGGSPVAQVEQDLPTSRENLTDLVVDTDTPGESTQPQREGAQVPTGREREQHVGRTKDSEDNCDDSEDPDLQATQCFLENQGLEAVQSMEDEPTQAFMLTPPQELGPSHCSFQTTGTLDEPWEVLATQPFCLRESEDSETQPFDTHLEAYGPCLSPPRAIPGDQHPESPVHTEPMGIQGRGRQTVDKGMGIPKETAERVGPERGPLERETEKLLPERQTDVTGEEELTRGIQDREQKQLLARDTQRQESDKNGESASPERDRESLKVEIETSKEIQEKQVQKQTLPSKAFEREVERPVADRECEPAELEEKVPKVILERDAQRGEPKGGSQDQKGQASSPTPEPGVGAGDLPGPTSAPVPSGSQSGGRGSPVSPRRHQKGLLNCKMPPTEKASRIGAAEKASRGDQESPDACLPPTVPEASAPPQKPLNSQSQKHLAPQPLLSPLSPSIEPTIRKTGQDRSQEAPETPLSSELEPFHPKPKIITRKSSRMTPFPATSAAPEPHPSTSTAQPVTPKPTSQATRSRTNRSSVKTPEPVVPTVPELQPSTSTDQPVTSEPTSQATRGRKNRSSVKTPEAVVPTALELHPSNSTDQPVTPKPTSQATRSRTNRSSVKTPEAVVPTALELHPSNSTDQPVTPKPTSEAIRSRTNRSSVKTPEPVVPTVPELQPSTSTDQPVASEPTSQATRGRKNRSSVKTPEAVVPTALELHPSNSTDQPVTPKPTSRTTRSRTNMSSVKTPESTVPIAPELPPSTSTEQPVITEPTYQPTRGRKNRSSVKTPETVVATAPKLQSSTSTDQPITPEPTSQATRGRTNRSSVKSPETVLRTAPELQPSTSTHQPVTAKHTSQATRGRTNRSSVKTPEPVVSTAPELQPSTSTHQPITPEPTSQATRGRTDRTSVKTPKIVVPTVPELQASTSTDQPVTSEPTSRTTRGRKNRSSVKTPETVVSTAPEPRPTTSTDQPVTPKPTSRATRGRTNRSSVKTPELIVPIAPEFHPSTSRSQLVTPEPTSRATRGRKNRSSVKTPEPAVPTAPELHPTTSTDQPVTPKPTSRATRGRTNRSSVKTPEPVEPAASDLEPFTPTDQPVTPEVIPQGSQSKTLRSSTVSAMLIPTTPEFQSPVTTDQPISPEPIPQASCIKRQRATGNPGSLTAPIDHKPCSAPLEPKSRPSRNQRWGAVRADESLTAIPEPASPQLLDIPTHASQIQKVEPAGRSRFTPELQPKASQSRKRSLAIMDSPPHQKQPQRGEVSQKTVIIKEEEEDTAEKPGKEEDVMTPKPGKRKRDQAEEEPNRIPNRSLRRTKLNQESTAPKVLFTGVVDAQGERAVLALGGSLAGSAAEASHLVTDRIRRTVKFLCALGRGIPILSLDWLHQSRKAGCFLPPDEYVVTDPEQEKNFGFSLQDALSRARERRLLEGYEIYVTPGVQPPPPQMGEIISCCGGTYLPSMPRSYKPQRVVITCPQDFPRCSVPLRVGLPLLSPEFLLTGVLKQEAKPEAFVLSPLEMSST from the exons ATGGAGGACACCCAGGCTATTGACTGGGATgttgaagaagaggaggagacagagcAATCCAGTGAATCCTTGAGGTGTAATGTGGAGCCAGTAGGGCGGCTACATATCTTTAGTGGTGCCCATGGACCAGAAAAAG ATTTCCCACTACACCTCGGGAAGAATGTGGTAGGCCGAATGCCTGACTGCTCTGTGGCCCTGCCCTTTCCATCTATCTCCAAACAACATGCAGAGATTGAAATCTTAGCCTGGGACAAGGCACCTATCCTCCGAGACTGTGGGAGCCTTAATGGTACTCAAATCCTGAGACCTCCTAAGGTTTTGAGCCCTGGGGTGAGTCACCGTCTGAGGGACCAGGAATTGATTCTCTTTGCTGACTTGCTCTGCCAGTACCATCGCCTGGATGTCTCTCTGCCCTTTGTCTCCCGGGGCCCTCTGACTGTAGAAGAGACACCCAGGGTACAGGGAGGAACTCAACCCCAGAGGCTTCTGTTAGCTGAGGACTCAGAGGAGGAAGTAG attttctttctgaaagGCATGTGGTAAAAAAATCAAGGACCACATCTTCCCCCGTGGCAATGATAGTTCCAGAGAG TGATGAAGAGGGGCATTCCCCTGTCCTAGGTGGCCCTGGGCCGCCTTTTGCCTTCAATTTGAACAGTGACACAGATGCGGAAGAAGGTCAGCAATCAGCCACAGAGGAGGCCTCCTCAGCTGCCAGAAGAGGTGCCACTATAGAGGCAGAGCAGTCTGAAGCTGAAGTTGTAACTGAAATCCAGCTTGAAAAGGATCAGCCTTCAGTGAAGGAGAGGGACAATGACACAAAAGTCAAGAGGGGTGCAGGGAATGGGGTGGTTCCAGCTGGGATGATTCTGGAGAGGAGCCAACCTCCTGGAGAGGACAGTGACACAGATGTGGATGATGACAGCAGGCCTCCTGGAAGGCCAGCTGAGGTCCATTTGGAAAGGGCTCAGCCTTTTGGCTTCATCGACAGCGACACCGATGCGGAAGAAGAGGGGATTCCAGCAACCCCAGTTGTCGTTCCTATGAAGAAGAGGAAGATCTTTCATGGAGTTGGTACAAGGGGTCCTGGAGCACCAGGCCTGTCCCATCTGCAGGAGAGCCAGGCTGGTAGTGATACAGATGTGGAGGAAGGCAAGGCCCCACAGGCTGTCCCTCTGGAGAAAAGCCAAGCTTCCATGGTTATCAACAGTGATACAGATGATGAGGAAGAAGTCTCAGCAGCGCTGACTTTGGCACGTCTGAAAGAGAGCCAGCCTGCTGTATGGAACAGAGATGCAGAAGAGGACATGGCCCACCATGCGGTCCTTCTCCAGCGAAGCCAAACCACCACTGGGAGAGACAGTGACACagatgtggaggaggaagagctcCCAGTGGAAAATAAACAAACTGTCCCCAAGGCTCACACAAAGATTAGAGCCCTTGTTAGAGCACATTCAGAAAAGGACCAACCTCCTTTTGGGGACAGTGATGACAGTGTGGAAGCAGATAAGAGCTCACCTGGGATCCACCTGGAAAGAAGCCAAGCCTCCATCACAGTGGACATCAACACACAAGTGGAGGAGGAAGTCCCGCCAGGGTCAGCCATTGTACATATGAAGAAGCATCAGGTGTCTATGGAGGGGACAAATCAAACAGATGTGAAAGCAGACGGGGGACCAGCAAAGCTGCTTGTGGTATCTCTAGAGGAAGCCTCGCCTCCACATGGGGACTGTGAAATAGATGCAGAGGAGGGCACCTCCTTAGCAGCCTCAGCAGTTGCAGATGTAAGAAAGAGCCAGCTTCCAGCAGAAGGGGATGCTGGGGCAGAGTGGACTGCAGCTTGTCTTAAGCAGGAGAGAGCTTATGAGGTGGGGGCCCAGGGTGGGTCACCTGTGGCACAAGTGGAGCAGGACCTCCCTACCTCAAGAGAGAACCTCACAGATCTGGTGGTGGACACAGACACTCCAGGGGAATCCACCCAGCCACAGAGAGAGGGAGCCCAGGTCCCcacaggaagggaaagagaacaaCATGTGGGTAGGACCAAGGACTCTGAAGACAACTGTGATG ATTCTGAAGATCCGGACCTACAAGCTACCCAATGCTTTCTGGAAAATCAGGGCCTGGAAG CAGTCCAGAGCATGGAGGATGAACCTACCCAGGCCTTCATGTTGACTCCACCCCAAGAACTTGGCCCTTCCCATTGCAGCTTCCAGACAACAG gTACCCTAGATGAACCATGGGAGGTCCTGGCTACACAGCCATTCTGTCTGAGAGAGTCTGAGGACTCTGAGACCCAGCCTTTTGACACCCACCTTGAGGCCTATGGACCTTGCCTGTCTCCACCTAGGGCAATACCAGGAGACCAACATCCAGAGAGCCCAGTTCACACAGAGCCAATGGGGATTCAAGGCAGAGGGAGGCAGACTGTGGATAAAGGCATGGGTATACCAAAAGAAACAGCAGAGAGGGTGGGCCCTGAGAGAGGGCCactggagagagaaactgagaaacTGCTACCGGAAAGACAGACAGATGTGACGGGAGAGGAAGAATTAACCAGGGGGATACAGGACAGAGAACAAAAACAGTTGTTAGCTAGAGACACCCAGAGACAAGAATCTGACAAAAATGGGGAAAGTGCAAGTCCTGAAAGAGATAGGGAGAGTTTGAAGGTAGAAATTGAGACATCCAAGGAAATACAAGAGAAACAAGTACAGAAGCAGACCCTTCCAAGCAAAGCATTTGAGAGAGAAGTAGAGAGACCAGTAGCAGACAGAGAGTGTGAGCCAGCTGAGTTAGAAGAGAAGGTGCCCAAAGTGATCCTGGAGAGAGACGCACAGAGAGGGGAGCCAAAGGGAGGGAGCCAGGACCAGAAAGGGCAGGCCTCCAGCCCAACACCAGagcctggggtgggggcgggggaccTTCCGGGACCTACCTCAGCCCCCGTACCTTCTGGGAGCCAGTCAGGTGGAAGGGGATCCCCAGTGAGCCCCAGGAGGCATCAGAAAG gCCTCCTGAATTGCAAGATGCCACCCACTGAGAAGGCTTCCAGGATCGGAGCTGCTGAGAAGGCTTCCAGG GGCGATCAGGAATCTCCAGATGCTTGTCTGCCTCCTACAGTGCCTGAagcctcagccccaccccaaaAGCCCCTTAACTCTCAGAGCCAGAAACATCTTGCACCTCAGCCCCTTCTTTCTCCCCTTTCACCTTCTATCGAGCCAACCATTCGTAAGACCGGGCAGGATAGGAGTCAGGAAGCTCCAGAGACTCCCTTGTCCTCAGAGCTGGAGCCTTTCCACCCAAAGCCTAAAATCATAACTCGGAAGTCCTCCAGGATGACACCCTTTCCAGCTACCTCTGCTGCCCCTGAGCCCCACCCTTCCACCTCCACAGCCCAGCCAGTCACCCCCAAGCCCACATCTCAGGCCACTAGGAGCAGGACAAATAGGTCCTCTGTCAAGACCCCTGAACCAGTTGTCCCCACAGTCCCTGAGCTCCAGCCTTCCACCTCCACAGACCAGCCTGTCACCTCTGAGCCCACATCTCAGGCTACTAGGGGAAGAAAAAATAGATCCTCTGTCAAGACCCCTGAAGCAGTTGTGCCCACAGCCCTTGAGCTCCACCCTTCCAACTCCACAGATCAACCTGTTACCCCCAAGCCCACATCTCAGGCCACTAGGAGCAGGACAAATAGGTCCTCTGTCAAGACCCCTGAAGCAGTTGTGCCCACAGCCCTTGAGCTCCACCCTTCCAACTCCACAGATCAACCTGTCACCCCCAAGCCCACATCTGAGGCCATTAGGAGCAGGACAAATAGGTCCTCTGTCAAGACCCCTGAACCAGTTGTCCCCACAGTCCCTGAGCTCCAGCCTTCCACCTCCACAGACCAGCCTGTCGCCTCTGAGCCCACATCTCAGGCTACTAGGGGAAGAAAAAATAGATCCTCTGTCAAGACCCCTGAAGCAGTTGTACCCACAGCCCTTGAGCTCCACCCTTCCAACTCCACAGATCAACCTGTCACCCCCAAGCCCACATCTCGGACCACTAGGAGCAGGACAAATATGTCCTCTGTCAAGACCCCTGAATCAACTGTCCCTATAGCCCCTGAGCTGCCACCTTCCACCTCCACAGAGCAGCCTGTCATCACTGAGCCCACATATCAGCCTACTAGGGGAAGAAAAAATAGGTCCTCTGTCAAGACCCCTGAAACAGTTGTGGCCACAGCCCCTAAGCTCCAGTCTTCCACCTCCACAGACCAGCCTATCACTCCTGAGCCCACATCTCAGGCCACCAGGGGTAGGACAAATAGGTCCTCTGTCAAGAGCCCTGAAACAGTTCTCCGCACAGCCCCTGAGCTCCAGCCTTCCACCTCCACACACCAGCCAGTCACTGCCAAGCACACATCTCAGGCCACCAGGGGCAGGACAAATAGGTCCTCCGTCAAGACCCCTGAACCAGTTGTCTCCACAGCCCCTGAGCTCCAGCCTTCCACCTCCACACACCAGCCTATTACCCCCGAGCCTACATCTCAGGCTACTAGGGGAAGAACAGATAGAACCTCTGTCAAGACTCCTAAAATAGTTGTGCCCACAGTCCCTGAGCTCCAGGCTTCCACCTCCACAGACCAGCCTGTCACCTCTGAGCCCACATCTCGGACCACTAGGGGAAGAAAAAATAGGTCTTCTGTCAAGACCCCTGAAACAGTTGTGTCCACAGCGCCTGAGCCCCGTCCTACCACCTCCACAGACCAGCCTGTCACCCCCAAGCCCACATCTCGGGCCACTAGGGGCAGGACAAATAGGTCATCTGTCAAGACCCCTGAATTAATTGTCCCTATAGCCCCTGAGTTTCACCCTTCCACCTCCAGAAGCCAGCTTGTCACCCCTGAGCCCACATCTCGGGCCACTAGGGGCAGGAAAAATAGGTCCTCTGTCAAGACCCCTGAACCAGCTGTCCCCACAGCCCCTGAGCTCCATCCTACCACCTCCACAGACCAGCCTGTCACCCCCAAGCCCACATCTAGGGCCACTAGGGGAAGGACAAATAGGTCCTCTGTCAAGACTCCTGAACCAGTTGAACCAGCAGCCTCTGATCTTGAGCCTTTTACCCCCACAGACCAGCCTGTCACCCCTGAGGTCATACCTCAGGGTAGTCAGAGCAAAACACTGAGGTCTTCCACAGTAAGTGCTATGCTAATTCCTACTACCCCTGAATTCCAATCTCCTGTCACCACAGACCAGCCCATTTCCCCTGAGCCTATTCCTCAAGCCAGTTGCATCAAGAGGCAGAGAGCCACTGGGAATCCTGGCTCCCTCACAGCTCCCATTGACCATAAGCCTTGCTCTGCACCCCTGGAACCTAAATCCCGGCCCTCAAGGAACCAAAGATGGGGAGCAGTGAGAGCAGATGAATCCCTTACAGCCATTCCTGAGCCTGCCTCTCCCCAGCTGCTTGATATACCAACTCATGCCTCCCAGATCCAAAAAGTGGAACCAGCAGGTAGATCTAGGTTCACCCCAGAGCTCCAGCCTAAGGCCTCTCAAAGCCGCAAGAGGTCTTTAGCTATCATGGATTCACCACCACATCAAAAACAGCCCCAAAGAGGGGAAGTCTCCCAGAAGACAGTGATTatcaaggaagaggaagaagatacTGCAGAGAAGCCAGGGAAGGAAGAG GATGTCATGACTCCaaaaccaggcaagagaaagagagaccaggCAGAGGAGGAGCCCAACAGAATACCGAACCGCAGCCTCCGACGGACCAAACTTAACCAAGAGTCAACAGCCCCCAAA GTGCTCTTCACAGGAGTGGTGGATGCTCAGGGAGAGCGGGCCGTGCTGGCACTGGGGGGAAGTCTGGCTGGTTCAGCGGCAGAGGCTTCCCACCTGGTCACTGATCGCATCCGCCGGACAGTCAAGTTCCTGTGTGCCCTGGGGCGGGGAATCCCCATTCTCTCCCTGGACTGGCTGCATCAG TCCCGCAAGGCCGGTTGCTTCTTACCCCCGGATGAATATGTGGTGACCGACCCTGAGCAAGAGAAGAACTTTGGCTTTAGCCTTCAAGACGCACTGAGTCGGGCTCGGGAGCGAAGGCTGCTGGAG GGCTATGAGATCTATGTGACCCCTGGAGTCCAGCCACCACCACCTCAGATGGGAGAGATCATTAGCTGCTGTGGAGGCACATACCTACCCAGCATGCCTCGGTCCTATAAG CCTCAGAGAGTTGTGATCACATGCCCTCAGGATTTCCCTCGTTGCTCTGTTCCACTGCGTGTTGGGCTGCCCCTCCTCTCACCTGAGTTCCTGCTGACTGGAGTGCTGAAGCAGGAAGCCAAGCCAGAGGCCTTTGTCCTTTCCCCTTTGGAGATGTCATCTACCTGA